A single Cryptococcus deuterogattii R265 chromosome 2, complete sequence DNA region contains:
- a CDS encoding U3 small nucleolar ribonucleoprotein IMP3 produces the protein MRQLKHHEKKLLKKVDFLSWKQDASQREVKVMRKYHIQDREDYHKYNKLCGSLRSLIHKLSLLPANDPFRQQKEAEMLDKLYDMGILDIGSKPSDIENKVTVSSIARRRLAVVVARLKMSETVSDAVRTIEQGHIRVGPTPVTDPAMLVTRRMEDFVTWVDTSARKRTIMKYNDELDDFDLL, from the exons ATGAGACAGTTGAAGCATCACGAAAAGAAACTCCTCAAAAAAGTCGATTTTCTCAGC TGGAAACAGGATGCTTCTCAGCGAGAAGTTAAAGTGATGCGCAAGTATCACATCCAAGATCGAGAGGACTATCACAA ATACAACAAGTTGTGCGGCTCACTACGATCATTAATACATAaactctcccttctcccgGCGAATGACCCATTCCGACAACAAAAGGAGGCGGAGATGCTCGACAAATTGTATGATATGGGTATCCTCG ACATCGGCTCCAAGCCCTCTGACATTGAAAACAAAGTAACTGTCTCCTCCATCGCCCGACGACGCCTCGCTGTTGTCGTTGCCCGTCTCAAAATGTCCGAAACCGTCTCTGACGCCGTACGTACTATCGAGCAAGGTCATATCCGAGTAGGACCTACACCAGTGACTGACCCTGCCATGCTGGTTAcgaggagaatggaggaCTTTGTTACTTGGGTTGACACCAGTGCTAGGAAGAGGACTATCATGAAGTATAATgacgag CTCGACGACTTTGACCTGTTGTAA
- a CDS encoding ferro-O2-oxidoreductase, which produces MTLISAFLATIPLLIHAISAATIEHWWNISYAVANPDGLFERRVIGVNGSWPPPPLLATQGDTILIHAYNGLNDPNIGTALHTHGISFNGSNYYDGAVGITQCSIPMGETFDYVIDTNLQAGTFWMHGHYLGQYVDGLRSPLVIEPQNATGRSDDVAWDDDYTLVVSDWYHRQHLDLLTNDFLTWENPTGAEPVPDSAVIYLVKDGKYYPSAESVASGAAVNDNLSIPFEAGKTYKIRVINMSALAMFYVALDQHDISIIEVDGVEVEPYSVDALPLSVAQRYSILVKAKNETDRNYAMTVMQDVGMYDYLPNELVLNNTIQISYSSSNSPADEVTYPGEFQDIDDTLFTPLLRIAMAPADIEYTLHVNFDTYDDGTNRGSFNNVTFQEPPTASIFTALTMGNASLLPSVYGAQTNAFIYPHMANIQLTVYNWDAGSHPFHFHGHEFQVVQKSFDVTDGEDEGNGEIVEGQDNPMRRDTITIPSTGKVVLRWRADNPGAWFFHCHIDWHLSSGLAAVFIEAPEKFQENTVVPQTIVDHCKYWGLPTSGNVVGLNSTTNFDGQPWGPFPLVIGWTPAAFTSIFLCITTALIGIATVIWYNQDTLDSKDMEEHIRRKIEAKKRRGGLFRRLRGE; this is translated from the exons ATGACCCTTATATCAGCTTTTCTCGCAACAATACCTCTACTCATTCATGCAATCTCAGCAGCCACAATTGAGCATTGGTGGAACATCAGCTACGCTGTGGCTAACCCCGATGGA CtctttgaaagaagagtaatTGGTGTGAATGGTTCATGGCC TCCTCCACCATTACTGGCAACCCAAGGAGATACCATTCTCATCCACGCGTACAATGGTCTCAACGACCCCAATATTGGTACCGCCCTACATACACACGGGATATCCTTCAACGGTTCGAACTACTATGACGGAGCGGTTGGAATCACACAGTGTTCTATACCGATGGGCGAGACGTTTGATTATGTGATTGACACTAATCTGCAGGCAGGCACGTTTTGGATGCACGGACATTACTTGGGCCAGTACGTTGATGGGTTGAGGTCAC CCCTGGTGATTGAACCTCAAAACGCCACGGGCCGATCAGACGATGTGGCGTGGGACGATGACTACACCTTGGTAGTCTCCGATTGGTACCATCGCCAACATCTGGATTTGTTGACCAACGACTTTTTGACATGGGAGAACCCTACGGGTGCGGAACCGGTACCGGACTCGGCTGTCATCTATCTCGTTAAGGACGGCAAGTATTACCCGTCTGCTGAGAGCGTGGCGAGTGGTGCTGCGGTTAACGACAACTTGAGTATTCCTTTTGAAGCTGGAAAAACGTACAAGATAAGGGTAATCAACATGTCTGCTTTGGCTA TGTTCTACGTTGCGCTTGACCAACACGACATCAGCATTATTGAAGTTGACGGCGTCGAAGTTGAGCCGTATTCTGTCGACGCTTTGCCGCTCTCTGTTGCGCAGAGATACTCCATTTTGGTCAAGGCAAAGAATGAAACAGACAGGAATTACGCCATGACGGTGATGCAAGATGTGGGAATGTACGACTACCTCCCCAATGAACTTGTACTTAACAACACCATCCAAATAtcctactcttcttctaacTCTCCCGCGGATGAGGTCACTTACCCTGGAGAATTCCAAGATATCGACGATACCCTCTTCACTCCCCTTCTCCGCATCGCCATGGCACCTGCCGATATCGAATACACCCTCCACGTCAATTTCGACACTTACGACGACGGTACTAACCGCGGTAGTTTTAATAATGTCACCTTCCAGGAACCTCCTACAGCTTCCATATTCACAGCCTTGACTATGGGGAACGCATCTCTACTCCCTTCCGTGTACGGCGCCCAGACCAACGCTTTCATCTATCCGCACATGGCCAATATTCAGTTGACAGTGTATAACTGGGACGCTGGCTCGCACCCCTTTCATTTCCACGGACACGAGTTTCAGGTTGTGCAGAAAAGTTTTGATGTGacggatggagaggatgaaggaaatggGGAGATTGTCGAGGGACAGGATAATCCGATGAGAAGGGATACGATCACCATTCCGTCCACTGGCAAGGTTGTTCTTAGGTGGAGGGCTGATAATCCTGGAGCGTGGTTCTTCCACTGCCAT ATTGACTGGCACCTGTCCTCTGGCTTAGCGGCGGTGTTTATTGAAGCACCAGAGAAGTTCCAAGAGAACACTGTCGTCCCGCAAACAATTGTCGATCACTGCAAATACTGGGGTCTACCCACCAGCGGTAACGTAGTCGGTCTGAATTCGACAACCAATTTCGATGGCCAGCCATGGGGCCCCTTCCCGCTCGTTATC GGATGGACACCGGCAGCATTCACCTCAATCTTCTTATGCATCACCACAGCTCTCATCGGTATCGCGACGGTTATCTGGTATAATCAAGATACACTCGATTCAAAAGATATGGAGGAGCATataaggaggaagattgaagcgaagaagaggaggggtgGACTTTtcaggagattgagaggagaataa
- a CDS encoding drug transporter — MPSALHAEKRPPSTSAPVPDLTACPPLSTICQDQIQKQSAAPDPIIPATSSAIPQTSSDFVLQWQYECNEKVDLTDEGKNNDHYASSTKTIDEKKPPELQNSSLPPGCTWGPELTPELLSALKLNPSYYSPTTSSVEASETVPRIIWVSFPPNSPHNPFFFSRGRKLGITAVATCFTLLTSVNVSAYSIGEISMCRDLGISTETAAVGLGIYCFGFAITPMILAPLSEEFGRRWTYVAAVFIFLVFHIMMAAAKNLATMLIARILQGCAGSVGSTLVGGTIADIYIPVQRGLPSAVFALAGISGSGIGPVIYAWVESTPRLEWRWIWWIQSITIGALFPFILLIMCETRESVILRRRAAKLRKEHQSGGTNGKGDRDLFQAPNEIRGRFTAWSEMNRIGFWEAMRTSALRPFTFLVVEPVVAFIALWVSIAWGVLYIQIGGLPYVFRNIYAFSTNQVGLVYLSLVIGALIGFLANFAQDAIYRRRVHLDGVEARLYAPMVAGITFAAGCFLFGFTSLPSIYWLVPCIGIVIAIASCLTIYISAFVYLSECYGSYASSAVAAQSFLRNAFGGAFSMFTVKMYTAITPRWTIFTWGVVALILAWVPFIAFYKGTIIRAHSKYSKILMREERERIEREKEILDGMG, encoded by the exons ATGCCTTCTGCTCTTCATGCGGAAAAGAGGCCACCATCGACTTCCGCTCCGGTACCCGACCTCACTGCTTGTCCCCCACTGTCCACCATCTGTCAAGACCAGATCCAAAAGCAGTCAGCAGCTCCTGACCCAATAATTCCGGCAACTTCATCGGCCATCCCCCAAACTTCTTCTGATTTCGTCTTGCAATGGCAGTATGAGTGCAACGAGAAAGTCGATCTGACGGACGAGGGCAAAAACAATGATCATTACGCGAGCTCAACAAAAACTATCGACGAAAAGAAACCTCCTGAGCTTCAAAATAGCTCTCTCCCACCAGGATGCACCTGGGGACCCGAACTCACTCCTGAGCTCCTCAGTGCCCTCAAACTCAATCCATCTTATTATTCACCCACTACATCCTCAGTCGAAGCTTCCGAAACCGTTCCTCGGATTATATGGGTATCGTTCCCTCCAAACTCTCCGCATaaccccttcttcttctctcgaGGCCGCAAACTCGGTATCACGGCGGTAGCGACATGCTTCACCCTTCTAACCAGTGTCAATGTCTCGGCGTACTCCATTGGGGAGATTTCCATGTGTAGAGATTTGGGTATCTCCACCGAGACTGCGGCCGTGGGGCTCGGTATCTACTGTTTT GGTTTTGCTATAACACCAATGATCCTTGCACCTCTCTCTGAAGAATTCGGCAGACGATGGACGTACGTCGCCGCAGTCTTCATATTCCTTGTTTTCCACATCATGATGGCGGCAGCCAAAAATCTCGCTACTATGTTAATAGCTCGAATCCTTCAAGGCTGCGCTGGAAGTGTAGGCTCGACATTGGTAGGGGGCACCATTGCCGATATCTACATCCCTGTTCA GCGAGGTCTGCCATCAGCAGTCTTTGCACTCGCAGGAATTTCAGGGAGTGGTATCGGCCCAGTTATTTATGCATGGGTCGAATCGACCCCACGTTTGGAATGGAGGTGGATATGGTGGATACAGTCAA TAACCATCGGtgccctcttcccattcatcCTACTTATTATGTGCGAAACGCGTGAATCTGTCATCCTTCGTCGACGAGCTGCAAAACTACGCAAAGAGCACCAATCTGGAGGCACCAATGGAAAAGGCGATCGTGATCTCTTCCAAGCCCCGAACGAGATAAGAGGCAGGTTTACAGCTTGGAGCGAAATGAATAGGATCGGGTTCTGGGAAGCTATGCGCACAAGCGCCCTCAGACCATTCA CTTTCCTCGTCGTTGAACCAGTTGTTGCTTTCATCGCTTTGTGGGTGTCTATCGCC TGGGGAGTGTTATACATCCAAATCGGCGGTCTCCCCTACGTCTTCCGCAATATCTACGCTTTCTCCACCAACCAAGTCGGACTCGTCTACCTTTCCCTTGTAATAGGCGCTCTTATCGGCTTCCTTGCTAATTTTGCCCAGGACGCAATATACCGCCGCCGCGTCCATTTAGACGGTGTTGAAGCTCGTCTTTATGCCCCAATGGTCGCCGGAATCACTTTTGCTGCGGGTTGTTTCTTGTTCGGATTCACAAGTCTTCCGAGCATTTATTGGCTGGTGCCTTGCATCGGGATCGTCATCGCTATTGCCAGCTGTCTGACTATCTACATCAGTGCTTTCGTGTA TCTTTCAGAATGTTACGGCTCATACGCCTCCTCCGCCGTAGCAGCCCAAAGTTTCCTACGAAACGCATTCGGAGGCGCATTCTCAATGTTCACTGTCAAA atgtACACCGCTATAACACCCCGTTGGACAATTTTTACATGGGGAGTTGTTGCGCTCATTCTTGCATGGGTACCATTTATTGCCTTCTACAAAGGTACTATCATCCGTGCGCACTCCAAGTATTCCAAAATTTTAATGCgcgaggagagagagaggattgagagggagaaagagattttAGATGGGATGGGGTAA